From Coraliomargarita parva, one genomic window encodes:
- a CDS encoding serine hydrolase domain-containing protein: MDLQTKIQDLLNELVASTQEHGLQVVVYHKGACVVDAFAGYMEAGHKSPVTSETLFPVFSCSKGITSTILHRLAERGLVDYETPIAEYWPGFSANGKGNIRVRHALTHTAGLWAMPETADLKMAADWDAACDYIAGMPAKHAPGERTEYHAITFGWLVGNIACLVSGLSFRELVAKEICEPLDIRNLYIGMPESERPRVATLYEDIHEDAFDPPHDAQLEAIPMYVRPLHAMMNRPEMQAASIPATSGVMTAKALAKHYASLLPGGVDGVQLLPDSRIKLATERPDFPHLIGIPAPFSLGYGTREEWNQPGKARTFSHGGYGGSLGMADPNRKLAVALTKNYLNRGDNSERILSLIRNHFS, from the coding sequence ATGGACTTGCAAACAAAAATCCAAGACCTGCTGAACGAGCTCGTCGCCTCCACACAAGAACACGGCCTACAAGTCGTCGTCTACCACAAGGGGGCATGCGTCGTGGATGCCTTTGCCGGCTATATGGAAGCGGGCCACAAGTCCCCGGTCACCAGTGAAACACTTTTCCCGGTCTTCTCCTGCAGCAAGGGCATCACCAGCACGATACTGCACCGCTTGGCTGAACGCGGCTTGGTGGACTACGAAACGCCAATCGCAGAATACTGGCCGGGTTTTTCAGCCAACGGTAAAGGTAACATCCGCGTGCGCCACGCCCTCACCCACACCGCCGGACTCTGGGCCATGCCTGAGACGGCCGATCTCAAGATGGCGGCCGACTGGGATGCCGCCTGCGACTACATCGCGGGGATGCCCGCCAAGCATGCGCCTGGTGAGCGCACCGAATACCATGCCATCACTTTCGGTTGGCTCGTCGGCAATATTGCCTGCCTCGTATCCGGACTCAGCTTTCGCGAGCTCGTGGCCAAGGAAATCTGCGAGCCACTCGACATTCGTAACCTCTATATCGGCATGCCGGAGTCCGAGCGTCCCCGTGTCGCCACCTTGTATGAGGACATCCACGAAGATGCATTCGACCCGCCCCACGACGCGCAACTGGAAGCGATCCCGATGTACGTCCGGCCGCTCCACGCAATGATGAACCGCCCGGAGATGCAGGCCGCCTCAATTCCGGCCACTTCCGGCGTCATGACGGCCAAAGCCCTGGCAAAGCACTACGCCAGCCTCTTGCCTGGAGGCGTGGACGGCGTGCAACTACTGCCGGACTCGCGGATCAAGCTCGCCACCGAGCGCCCCGACTTCCCCCATCTTATTGGGATCCCTGCCCCCTTCAGCTTGGGCTATGGCACCCGTGAGGAATGGAATCAACCCGGCAAAGCCCGGACCTTCAGCCACGGCGGCTATGGCGGCTCCCTCGGCATGGCGGATCCAAACCGGAAACTCGCCGTCGCGCTCACCAAGAACTACCTGAATCGTGGCGACAATAGTGAGCGGATCCTCTCGCTGATCCGGAATCATTTTTCCTAA
- a CDS encoding 3-ketoacyl-ACP reductase, with product MTTANKPVALVTGGSRGIGFGCASELAKLGFDIAINGMRDESAVSEAIEALKALGADVLYCQGDIGSADARAAMLDKIKGHYGKLNVLVNNAGVAPKERKDILEATEESFDYVVGTNVKGPYFLSQAAANWMIEQKASAPDDFFAIINVGSISATVVSVNRGEYCISKAGIAMMSQLFAARLGEFGIPVYEIRPGVIKTDMTSGVTAKYDALIEDGLCVTKRWGFPEDIGKAVGSLATAKFAYSTGQVIMVDGGLTMTRL from the coding sequence ATGACAACTGCAAACAAACCTGTCGCACTCGTCACCGGCGGTTCCCGGGGTATCGGCTTCGGCTGCGCCTCCGAGCTGGCCAAACTGGGCTTCGACATCGCCATCAACGGCATGCGCGACGAGTCCGCAGTCAGCGAAGCGATCGAAGCACTCAAGGCCCTGGGCGCGGATGTGCTCTACTGCCAGGGTGACATCGGTTCCGCCGACGCACGTGCCGCCATGCTCGACAAGATCAAGGGGCACTACGGCAAGCTCAACGTATTGGTGAACAACGCCGGTGTGGCGCCCAAGGAACGCAAGGACATCCTTGAAGCCACCGAGGAAAGTTTCGACTACGTGGTCGGCACCAATGTGAAGGGACCTTACTTCCTCTCACAAGCGGCCGCCAACTGGATGATCGAACAGAAGGCATCCGCACCGGACGACTTCTTTGCCATCATCAACGTCGGCTCCATCTCGGCCACCGTTGTCTCCGTCAACCGCGGCGAATACTGCATCTCCAAGGCAGGCATCGCCATGATGAGCCAGCTCTTCGCCGCCCGCCTCGGCGAGTTCGGCATTCCGGTGTATGAAATCCGTCCCGGTGTGATCAAGACCGACATGACCAGCGGCGTGACCGCGAAGTACGACGCCCTCATCGAAGACGGCCTCTGCGTGACCAAGCGCTGGGGCTTCCCCGAGGACATAGGCAAGGCAGTCGGCTCTCTGGCAACCGCCAAGTTCGCCTACTCCACCGGGCAAGTCATCATGGTCGACGGAGGCCTGACAATGACACGACTCTAA